Part of the Candidatus Desulfatibia profunda genome, AAAAGGCAAGTTTTGCCCCAGAAGAAAGCTTTAGCTAAAACTCGGACAGAGCCTGGGAAGATTAAAAGTTACATAAATACGAGTGTTCAGTTTCTCAGGGAAGTTAAGGTGGAGCTGAGAAAGGTAACGTGGCCTACGCGCAAGCAAACGACGGGTTCCACCGTTGTTGTGATTATCTTGGTTATGATCATATCTCTTTTTCTCGGTGTGGTTGACATCGGTTTGTCGAGCCTGATCCGTGTGGTTTTTCAATAGTTATTAGGGGGAAGAAGATTGGCTCTTAAATGGTATATCGTTCATGTGTATTCGGGGTTTGAAAACAAGGTTAAAGCGGCCTTGGAAGAACGAATTGAGACCTTTCCTCATCCCGAAAAATTCGGTGAAGTACTTGTGCCCACCGAAGAGATCGTTGAGCTTGTTAAAGGAAAAAGAAAAACTTCGTCCCGCAAGTTCTATCCCGGATATATATTGATACGGATGGAACTTGATGATGAAACCTGGCACGTTGTTAACAACACCGCCAAGGTCAGTGGGTTTTTGGGGGGACGAGAAAAACCGACGCCCATTCCCGATGAGGAGGCCGAACTGATTATTAAACGTATGGAGGCAGGCAAACATAAGCCCCAACCGAAATACTTTTTCGAAGCTGGCGATGAGATCCGCGTTATAGACGGCCCTTTTAAGAACTTTAGCGGTACCGTCGATGAAGTGAATCCTGAAAAGGGTAAGATAAGGGTGCTGGTCAGCATATTTGGCCGTGCAACACCGGTAGAACTGGAATTCGTTCAGGTTGCAAAATTATAATGAATTTGGTCAAGTGGTTGAATGGTCAAATGGTCAAGTGGTTGAGAGGTTGAATGGTTAAATTGTTATTTGCAGATAAAAAGAAATGTATCGCAAATTAAAAAAACAGAAACCATTTAACGATTTAACGAATCAACGAATCAACGAATATGGGGATATTAGAATAAAATGGCAAAAAAGGTTATTTCACAGATAAAACTTCAAGTAACGGCCGGTAAAGCCAATCCTTCGCCTCCAATCGGTCCTGCCTTGGGCCAGCATGGTGTCAACATAATGGATTTTTGTAAGGCGTTTAATGCCAGGACGGCCAATGATGAAGGCATGATCATACCTGTTGTCATCACGGTCTACCAGGACAGATCATTTACGTTTATTACCAAAACGCCTCCGGCTTCCGTACTTTTGAAGAAAGCAGCAAAGATAGCCAAGGGTGCGGGTGATCCCAAGCGCGAGAAAATCGGCAGAGTCACCAAACAGCAGGTCGAAGAGATTGCCAAGCAGAAAATGGTTGATTTAAATGCATGTGATCTGAGTGCTGCCTGTAAGATCATTGCCGGAACGGCTAGAAGTATGGGTATCGAAATTGTCTAAAAAAGAAGGTTGCGAGTCACGAACCGCTGGTTGAACACATCGTAACTCGGAACATGTAACCCGGAACATAAAACAAGTAATTAAGGGGTGAATAGGATAATATGCCGAAGCGGGGTAAAAAATATTCAGAAGCAGTAAAAAAAGTAGATGCCAGGGCAAAGCATGGTTTTGACGAGGCTATCAGGATGGCAATTGATGCTTCCTATGCCAAATTTGATGAAACTGTCGATGTCGCCGTTCGTCTTGGCGTCGATCCGAGACATGCTGATCAGATGGTTCGTGGAACCGTCGTGTTGCCGAATGGTCTTGGTAAGGAAGTAAAGGTTCTTGTTTTTGCTAAGGGAGAGAAAGAAAAAGAGGCCCTTGATGCCGGTGCCGACTTCGTCGGGAATGACGATCTTATCGAAAAGATACAAGGTGGGTGGCTCGGCTTCGACAAGGCCGTTGCCACACCTGACATGATGGGTGCCGTGGGCAAAATCGGAAAACTTTTAGGACCAAGAGGCCTTATGCCCAACGCAAAAACCGGAACCGTTACATTTGATGTTGCCAGAGCGGTCGGTGAGCTGAAGGCCGGCAAGATCGATTTCAAGGTTGAAAAGGCAGGGATTATCCACGTTCCAATGGGCAAAGTTTCATTTGGAGTAGAAAAGATTGTCCAGAATGCAACCGCCTTTTTGGAGACTATTATGCGTCTCAAACCGGCTTCAAGTAAGGGAACCTACCTGAAAGGAATTGCTGTTTCTACAACGATGGGGCCCGGTATCAAGATAGATACGGCCAGCATCAAAGACTTAATCAAATAGTCTGCTTCCTTAGAGGGATTTAGCAATCTTGATTCTATTATTCCACAATGAACCAGAATGAAAGGATTTTTTTGCTTTCAGACGGGCCGATACAGCCTAGTTGGCTTTGGTGTATATTGTTTTAAATAAAATATTCCTGTCAAAGACCGTAGGTGCACTTTATTTGTGTTTAAGCGGCATTGCCGGCCTACCGAGACATTGGGCTAGTCGTAAAGTGGTTGCCTCCGGTTTTTAGGAATAAAGGAGGGAGGTGTAATGAAGCAGTGAAGCTTGAAGAAAAGAAAAAAATCGTCGAAGATCTGCAACAAAGATTTTTAAAATCAAAGGTTGTCATCGTTACAGACTACAAGGGACTTGATGTAACCACAATTAATGATTTGCGCAAAAAACTCAGGGAGTTTAATGTCGAATATAAGGTGGTCAAAAATACGCTCCTTGTCAGAGCATCTGCAGAGACCGATGTCGCTTTGATCAAAGACAGTTTTAAAGGACCAAGTGCCGTTGCACTTGGCTATGACGATCCGGTTGCGCCTGCAAAAGTATTAAAGGAGTTTGCAGATAAGAACAAGGCACTGGAAATCAAGATAGGCGTCATGAAAGGCAGGGTACTCGATCTGGACGCAATCAGGGCGCTGTCGAGCCTGCCGTCCCGCGAGGTGCTTTTGGCTCAATTGCTTGCGGCCATCGGCGGTGTTCCTGCAAATTTTGTACGAACCTTGGCGGCCGTGCCGGCTCGATTTTTGAACGTGCTTGCGGCCATAAAGGAGCAAAAAGAGGCGACGTAAAATAGTAAGGAGTAAGCAGTAAGGAGTAAGCAGTAAGGAGAAAGCAGTAAGGAGTATTGAGTAAACAGTATGCAATAAACAGTAAGCAGTGAATAGTTAATTGATTACAAGGATAACTATTTAATTAGATTCTTGAAATTCGAAATTCTAGGCACGAAATTCGGATATGATACTGGAGGAAAAATAAAATGGCAGAGATTACCAAAAAGGACGTAATTGAATTCATAGCTAACATGTCGGTGCTTGAGCTGTCCGAGCTTATTAAGGAAATGGAAGAAAAGTTTGGAGTTTCAGCCGCTGCCCCGCTTGCCATGATGGCGGCCGGACCTGCGGAGGCAGCCGGTCCTGCTGCGGCAGAGGAGAAGACTGAGTTTGATGTTATTCTGACAGGTTTTGGTGATAAGAAGATTCAGGTTATCAAAGAAGTCCGCGCCATAACCGGTCTGGGTTTAAAGGAGGCCAAGACTTTGGTCGATGAGGTTCCCAAACCTGTTAAGGAAGGGATACCTAAAGATGAGGCCGAAAAGATCAAAAATCAGCTTGAAGAAGCCGGTGCTCAGGTTGAGATAAAGTAACATTCTTACCTCTAGAACCCATAACCAGCAACCCATTAGTATATTGGAGATGCCATGTCGGAAAGGCCTTTGGCGAGTAAACGCATAAGGAAAAACTTCGGCAAGATACGTAAGATTGTTGATATACCTGACCTTATCGGAGTTCAACGCGAGTCATTCAGTCGATTCCTGCAAATGGATGTTCCCCCGGAAAAACGGAAAGATATCGGGCTGCAGACCGTTTTCAAGTCCGTGTTTCCCATAAAAGATTTTACCGGAAGTGCTTCTCTCGAGTTTGTATCTTACAGATTCGGCGAGGTGAAGCACAGTGTTCAGGAATGCATCCACCGGGGTATGACTTATGAAATCCCTCTTCGTATCACCGTCAGGCTGGTTGTATATGATATCGATAAGGAGACGGGAGTTACCAATATCCGCGATATCAAGGAGCAGGAGATTTATTTCGGCACGATTCCCCTGATGACGGAAAAGGGCACGTTTATCATCAATGGTACGGAACGTGTCGTTGTCAGCCAGCTCCATCGCTCTTCGGGTGTGTTTTTCGACCATGACAAAGGCAAGACGCACTCCAGCGGCAAAGTTATCTATACTTCCAGAATTATTCCAGTGCGAGGATCCTGGATCGATATGGAGATCGATCCCAAAGATATCGTATACATTCGGATCGATAGGCGGCGAAAATTTCCCGTGACGATTCTTTTCAAGGCCTTTGGCTATACGGCCGAAGATATTCTGGCGTATTTTTACAACACTGAAAAATATATTGTCAAAGGCAAGCAGATTGCCAAGGAATTTAATGAGGATTTGCTGAAAGGACAGCGGGCCAGCCGTGATATCAAAGATCCCGAAACCGGTGATACGATTATCATTAAAGGGCGCGTTTTTACCAAGGCCGTAATCAGCCGGTTGAAATCCGCAAACATAGAAAAGATCCCGGTAGGCATAGAAGATATTTTTGGCAAAGTATTTGCGTCGACCATTTTAAATCCTGAAAGTGGAGAGCCGATAGTAAAAGCAAACCAGACGCTCGACGAAGACGTTTTGCAGGCCTTAGGCGAAGCCGGTATCAATGAATTTGCCTTGCTCTTGATCGATGGTGTGACCAGCAGTGATTCGATCCATAAGACGCTCGTGATGGACAAAGTCGAGACAAAGGAAAATGCGCTCATCGAGATTTACAGACGGCTTAGACCCGGAAATCCTGCAACCCCGGAAGTCGCCCAAGACTTTGTGGATCACATGTTTTTCAAGTCATCGTATTACGATCTTTCCGGTGTCGGTCGGATGAAGATTAATCTGCGCCTTGGCATTGATACCTCCATCGATATTAGAACCTTACGCAAAGAAGATATTCTCCTTACGGCTAAAACACTCGTTGAGCTCAAAGACACCCAAGGGGCTGTTGACGACATCGATCATTTAGGCAACCGACGGGTTCGTGCGGTCGGTGAGCTTCTTGAGAATCAGTACCGTATCGGGCTGGTACGCATGGAGCGGGCGATTAAGGAGCGAATGAGCCTTCAGGAAGTCGACGCGCTGATGCCCCACGATCTGGTAAATCCCAAACCGGTTTCCGCTGTAGTTAAAGAATTTTTCGGAACCAGCCAACTCAGCCAGTTTATGGACCAGACGAATCCACTTTCGGAAACGACTCATA contains:
- the secE gene encoding preprotein translocase subunit SecE, whose translation is MARLQRKKDSNAKKKKKRNGDGEASARVNNDDAAKKTALPVVALTDAKKRQVLPQKKALAKTRTEPGKIKSYINTSVQFLREVKVELRKVTWPTRKQTTGSTVVVIILVMIISLFLGVVDIGLSSLIRVVFQ
- the nusG gene encoding transcription termination/antitermination protein NusG yields the protein MALKWYIVHVYSGFENKVKAALEERIETFPHPEKFGEVLVPTEEIVELVKGKRKTSSRKFYPGYILIRMELDDETWHVVNNTAKVSGFLGGREKPTPIPDEEAELIIKRMEAGKHKPQPKYFFEAGDEIRVIDGPFKNFSGTVDEVNPEKGKIRVLVSIFGRATPVELEFVQVAKL
- the rplK gene encoding 50S ribosomal protein L11, whose translation is MAKKVISQIKLQVTAGKANPSPPIGPALGQHGVNIMDFCKAFNARTANDEGMIIPVVITVYQDRSFTFITKTPPASVLLKKAAKIAKGAGDPKREKIGRVTKQQVEEIAKQKMVDLNACDLSAACKIIAGTARSMGIEIV
- a CDS encoding 50S ribosomal protein L1, producing the protein MPKRGKKYSEAVKKVDARAKHGFDEAIRMAIDASYAKFDETVDVAVRLGVDPRHADQMVRGTVVLPNGLGKEVKVLVFAKGEKEKEALDAGADFVGNDDLIEKIQGGWLGFDKAVATPDMMGAVGKIGKLLGPRGLMPNAKTGTVTFDVARAVGELKAGKIDFKVEKAGIIHVPMGKVSFGVEKIVQNATAFLETIMRLKPASSKGTYLKGIAVSTTMGPGIKIDTASIKDLIK
- the rplJ gene encoding 50S ribosomal protein L10; amino-acid sequence: MKLEEKKKIVEDLQQRFLKSKVVIVTDYKGLDVTTINDLRKKLREFNVEYKVVKNTLLVRASAETDVALIKDSFKGPSAVALGYDDPVAPAKVLKEFADKNKALEIKIGVMKGRVLDLDAIRALSSLPSREVLLAQLLAAIGGVPANFVRTLAAVPARFLNVLAAIKEQKEAT
- the rplL gene encoding 50S ribosomal protein L7/L12 — encoded protein: MTKKDVIEFIANMSVLELSELIKEMEEKFGVSAAAPLAMMAAGPAEAAGPAAAEEKTEFDVILTGFGDKKIQVIKEVRAITGLGLKEAKTLVDEVPKPVKEGIPKDEAEKIKNQLEEAGAQVEIK